One Pseudodesulfovibrio senegalensis DNA segment encodes these proteins:
- a CDS encoding murein hydrolase activator EnvC family protein, whose protein sequence is MRVLSPATFAGILMRTDIVRKYIFYCLVFLAFTQASPVCAEESGTIHEVIEQQNYEADVRQNQVLDLKRKADELSGRLDAVAKRVRTMSGKVRKQQKVLDKIRQHEKAAREEHFELEARKKSILKELNALLETLWPVHIQNAQGRFAGVDSWDMANRRFNWLSSVYTATREKFVAARDTAEQLKRNLERQRLLEKEAELQLARINKNKDRLLRDKWTLRSNLKKVTTKKRTLESELQDILATIKQLNYQLSTQKTKKFDFYKRALPWPVDGDVVAHFNLRAKPPSRGLSLSVIDEAEVRSIFWGKVVHNDTLRGFGKVVIVYHGYNYYSLYAYLQDTFVETGQEVEKDEPIGRAGFYPKVNGPGLYFELRFHQKPINPDLWLTSLN, encoded by the coding sequence GTGCGAGTCCTGTCCCCTGCAACCTTTGCTGGAATCCTGATGCGAACGGATATCGTGCGGAAATATATTTTTTATTGCCTTGTTTTTCTTGCTTTTACGCAGGCATCTCCTGTGTGCGCCGAGGAATCCGGGACCATTCATGAGGTCATCGAACAACAGAATTACGAGGCAGATGTCCGCCAGAATCAGGTTTTGGATCTGAAGCGCAAGGCAGATGAGTTGTCCGGTCGTTTAGATGCGGTCGCCAAGCGTGTGCGCACCATGAGCGGCAAGGTCAGAAAACAGCAAAAGGTGTTGGATAAGATTCGCCAGCATGAAAAAGCTGCCCGCGAGGAACATTTTGAACTTGAAGCTCGCAAGAAATCGATACTCAAGGAATTGAATGCCTTGCTCGAAACCTTGTGGCCTGTACATATTCAGAACGCACAGGGCCGATTCGCCGGTGTGGATTCGTGGGACATGGCCAACCGGCGCTTCAATTGGCTTTCTTCGGTGTATACCGCTACCCGCGAAAAGTTCGTGGCCGCACGGGATACGGCCGAGCAGCTGAAACGCAACCTTGAACGGCAACGTCTTTTGGAAAAAGAGGCTGAACTGCAGCTTGCACGGATCAACAAAAACAAAGACAGGCTATTGCGCGATAAGTGGACATTGCGGTCCAATCTCAAGAAGGTCACCACCAAGAAACGGACGCTTGAAAGTGAATTGCAGGACATTCTTGCCACCATCAAGCAACTCAATTATCAACTGAGCACCCAAAAAACCAAAAAATTCGATTTTTACAAACGAGCCTTGCCCTGGCCTGTGGACGGAGACGTAGTGGCCCATTTCAATCTGCGGGCCAAACCGCCCTCCCGGGGACTGTCACTGAGTGTAATCGATGAGGCTGAAGTTCGATCAATATTTTGGGGCAAGGTTGTTCATAATGATACGCTGCGCGGTTTCGGCAAGGTCGTGATCGTGTACCATGGATATAATTATTATAGTCTATACGCATATTTGCAGGATACATTCGTTGAAACGGGGCAGGAAGTCGAAAAGGATGAACCCATTGGCAGAGCCGGGTTCTATCCCAAGGTCAATGGTCCGGGACTGTATTTTGAATTGCGTTTTCACCAAAAACCCATTAACCCGGACCTTTGGTTAACCTCTTTAAATTGA
- a CDS encoding endonuclease III domain-containing protein: protein MGRAQLLMRMFDFMHQSLGPSNWWPADSPFEVAVGAILTQNTNWGNVTKAIDALKVAGALDEQRLDSFSQEELEVLIRPCGYYRQKARRLLNFMAFLHEYADGSITRLAGQDMDSLRKALLSVNGIGPETADSILCYALEKPVLVVDAYTARIFNRHGLVEPDVDYHALQSYIMDVLPQDVSLFNEYHALLVRVGNAWCRRKAGWCESCPLQPLLES, encoded by the coding sequence GTGGGACGCGCACAGTTGCTCATGCGCATGTTTGATTTCATGCACCAATCCTTGGGACCGAGCAACTGGTGGCCTGCGGATTCACCTTTCGAAGTGGCGGTTGGCGCGATCCTGACCCAGAATACCAACTGGGGCAACGTGACCAAGGCCATTGATGCCCTCAAGGTTGCCGGAGCTCTTGATGAACAACGGCTGGACTCCTTTTCTCAAGAAGAGCTTGAGGTTCTGATTCGTCCGTGCGGATACTATCGGCAAAAAGCCAGGCGTCTGCTCAATTTCATGGCCTTTCTTCATGAGTATGCAGATGGTTCCATTACCAGGCTTGCCGGGCAGGACATGGACAGTCTCCGCAAGGCGCTTCTGAGTGTCAACGGAATTGGCCCGGAGACTGCGGATTCCATTCTGTGTTATGCCTTGGAAAAACCTGTTCTGGTCGTGGACGCCTATACGGCCCGGATTTTTAATCGACACGGTCTTGTCGAGCCGGATGTGGATTACCACGCATTGCAATCGTATATCATGGACGTATTGCCCCAGGACGTGTCATTGTTCAATGAATACCATGCATTGCTTGTTCGGGTAGGCAATGCATGGTGTAGGCGAAAAGCTGGCTGGTGCGAGTCCTGTCCCCTGCAACCTTTGCTGGAATCCTGA
- the prmA gene encoding 50S ribosomal protein L11 methyltransferase, protein MSTLMKIEFSVPAEKADDCNAFLAPKVSHGWEEIPETEGDRMLFRIFLEDHPLGTELTRDIEARFPGCRLSHSEQESEDWAMAWKDFFNPVMCGERFEILPPWLSEDGHDGKTHIVIEPKMAFGTGHHPTTSLCLEAIGEIVQKGLVREGMRFLDLGTGSGILGIGLCKLGLKGIGLDIDPQAIACAQENLETNNVAESMRLAVGSVESLDAGHEFDVVVANILSGPLIEMAVDIVPHVRPEGVLVLSGILNEQAQAVAAAYERRGIGQPVITSQGEWAVLVWDSVRR, encoded by the coding sequence ATGTCCACACTCATGAAGATAGAGTTCTCTGTTCCTGCGGAAAAAGCTGACGATTGCAACGCATTCCTTGCGCCCAAGGTTTCGCACGGTTGGGAGGAGATTCCCGAAACAGAAGGTGATCGCATGTTGTTCAGGATTTTTCTTGAGGACCACCCTCTCGGAACCGAGCTGACACGGGATATCGAAGCACGGTTTCCTGGGTGTAGGCTCAGCCATTCCGAGCAGGAATCCGAGGATTGGGCCATGGCCTGGAAGGATTTTTTCAACCCGGTCATGTGTGGCGAACGGTTTGAAATTCTGCCCCCGTGGCTGTCCGAAGACGGACATGACGGCAAGACACATATTGTCATCGAGCCCAAGATGGCTTTTGGAACCGGGCATCACCCCACCACTTCCCTGTGTCTTGAGGCTATTGGGGAAATCGTCCAAAAAGGTCTGGTACGCGAAGGCATGCGTTTTCTGGATTTGGGCACGGGCTCAGGAATTCTCGGCATCGGTCTGTGCAAGCTCGGCCTGAAGGGCATCGGGCTGGACATTGACCCGCAGGCCATTGCCTGTGCGCAGGAAAATCTTGAAACCAACAATGTTGCCGAATCCATGCGTCTTGCCGTGGGCAGTGTGGAAAGCCTTGATGCCGGGCATGAGTTCGATGTTGTTGTGGCCAACATCCTTTCCGGCCCACTGATAGAGATGGCCGTTGACATTGTGCCCCATGTGCGTCCGGAAGGCGTGCTCGTGCTTTCTGGCATCCTGAATGAACAGGCTCAGGCTGTGGCTGCTGCTTATGAACGGCGCGGCATTGGCCAGCCTGTCATTACCAGTCAGGGTGAATGGGCTGTGTTGGTCTGGGATTCGGTTCGGAGGTAG
- a CDS encoding aspartate aminotransferase family protein, whose protein sequence is MTKAFDAIVERENKLLCNTYGRYPLAVSKAQGCHLYDLEGQEYLDLLSGIAVCSLGHSRPELADVMNEQARKLVHVSNLFYQNEQLDLAERLLDTCAADKVFFCNSGAEANEGAIKLARRYSSKVAGRDACEIVTLERSFHGRTLCTLTATGQKGLIKDGFAPLPSGFSTVPFDDVAALETAVGPQTCAIMIEMIQGEGGIRPLSEEYVRTVERLREKYGLLVIVDEVQTGMCRTGRFWAHQHYGLVPDIFTSAKALANGLPMGAVLTSDEVARGFEPGSHATTFGGGAVVSAVAAKVVDIMVQDKLADRAMEMGEFAREQALLLAEKYPEHVRGVRGMGLLLGIELACDGKEIWQRLLEERFVCNLTQGRILRLAPPLVIEADDLIKFFKALDLILAA, encoded by the coding sequence ATGACCAAGGCGTTTGATGCCATTGTCGAACGGGAAAACAAGCTTTTGTGCAACACATATGGAAGGTATCCTCTGGCGGTTTCCAAGGCACAAGGTTGCCACCTGTATGACCTCGAGGGACAGGAATACCTGGATTTGCTTTCCGGCATAGCCGTGTGCAGCCTGGGCCATAGTCGCCCGGAACTTGCAGACGTCATGAATGAACAGGCCCGGAAGCTGGTTCATGTCAGCAATCTTTTCTATCAAAACGAACAGCTTGATCTGGCGGAACGCCTGCTGGACACCTGTGCTGCGGACAAGGTCTTTTTCTGCAACTCCGGGGCCGAGGCCAACGAAGGCGCCATCAAGCTGGCACGCCGCTATTCCAGCAAAGTCGCCGGGCGTGACGCTTGTGAAATCGTGACCCTCGAACGTTCTTTTCATGGGCGAACCCTGTGCACCCTGACCGCCACCGGGCAGAAAGGATTGATCAAGGACGGCTTTGCTCCCCTGCCCTCGGGATTTTCCACGGTTCCTTTCGACGATGTTGCCGCGCTGGAGACTGCGGTCGGTCCGCAGACATGCGCCATCATGATCGAGATGATCCAGGGCGAAGGCGGTATCCGTCCCTTGTCTGAAGAATACGTGCGGACCGTAGAACGCCTCAGAGAAAAATACGGATTGCTTGTCATTGTGGATGAAGTTCAGACCGGCATGTGCCGTACCGGCCGTTTCTGGGCGCATCAGCATTACGGGCTTGTGCCGGACATATTCACTTCTGCAAAGGCTTTGGCAAACGGTTTGCCCATGGGTGCGGTGCTTACTTCGGACGAAGTCGCTCGTGGTTTTGAGCCGGGGTCGCACGCTACCACCTTTGGCGGTGGTGCTGTGGTCTCCGCTGTGGCTGCCAAGGTCGTGGACATCATGGTGCAGGATAAATTGGCAGACCGCGCCATGGAAATGGGGGAATTCGCCCGCGAACAGGCCTTGCTGCTTGCTGAAAAGTACCCTGAACATGTGCGCGGGGTGCGCGGTATGGGGCTGTTGCTCGGAATAGAGCTTGCCTGCGATGGAAAGGAAATTTGGCAGCGGCTGTTGGAAGAACGGTTTGTTTGCAACCTGACGCAGGGGCGCATATTACGGCTTGCGCCGCCGTTGGTGATAGAAGCTGATGATTTAATCAAGTTTTTCAAGGCGCTTGACCTGATACTTGCTGCATAG
- the dut gene encoding dUTP diphosphatase, translating into MKPESINVNVKFMHPVWDEHDLEYATSHSVGLDLRACFDQEYLEIGPGERRTIGTGIAIDVREPGVAGFLYSRSGLGTKEGLTVSQGVGVIDPDYRGEIKVSLLNTSGEKRRIRRGQRIAQLVFKTCYQASISAVEELTGTERGAGGFGHTGKH; encoded by the coding sequence ATGAAACCTGAAAGTATCAATGTGAATGTCAAGTTCATGCATCCGGTCTGGGATGAGCATGATCTTGAATACGCCACCAGCCATTCTGTGGGGCTGGACCTTCGCGCCTGTTTTGATCAGGAATATCTTGAAATCGGTCCGGGCGAACGCCGTACAATCGGTACGGGTATCGCCATCGACGTCCGCGAACCCGGTGTAGCCGGTTTTCTGTATTCCCGAAGCGGACTGGGGACCAAGGAAGGCCTGACCGTCAGTCAGGGCGTTGGTGTCATCGATCCCGATTACCGGGGGGAAATCAAGGTTTCATTACTCAATACTTCCGGTGAAAAACGACGAATCCGACGCGGGCAGCGCATTGCCCAGTTGGTATTCAAGACATGCTATCAGGCCTCCATCAGCGCGGTCGAGGAACTGACCGGGACCGAGCGCGGGGCCGGAGGATTCGGTCACACCGGAAAACATTGA
- a CDS encoding sodium:solute symporter family protein: MLLKALAIVVYLGVVFWLGFVGWKKTKKSTDYMLAGRQMNPFIMAMSYGATFVSTSAIIGFGGAAGLFGFSLLWLTFLTIFVGVFVAMVFFGKRTRRMGLALDSHTFPELLGRRYGSRFIQQFSGCTIFLFIPVYAAAVLIGICRMLEVSFAGTAIGLPYEAWLIVVTGLIALYVVTGGLRAVMYTDAFQGTLMAVMMGILIYTTYSLLGGVTEAHQALTDMASLMPAKLQQGGMIGWTQGAHFASPIGLTIYTTIVYGVGFGVLAQPQLAVRFMTVPSDRELNRAVLIGGIFILLMTGVAFTVGALSNAVFMQEFGKISIVMAKGNFDKIIPLYIEKIMPPWFTGFFLVAMFAAAMSTMSSQYHVGGTSLARDFFEQFIRFGKGENTMKLNRLGVVVTVCMTLIWAWVLPGSIIARATAFFFGLCAASFLPIYALGLYWKGMTKTGAKVSMVGGFAASMFWLLFVHLKESAAIGLCKALTGLDSLAMAGAKGSWVWLLQWLDPNVVALPVSLVLAVGVSLVTRPMTVRHLQACWARIG, encoded by the coding sequence ATGCTGCTGAAAGCCCTTGCTATCGTCGTCTATCTCGGGGTGGTTTTCTGGCTTGGTTTTGTCGGTTGGAAAAAAACTAAAAAATCGACTGACTATATGCTTGCTGGTCGTCAGATGAACCCATTCATCATGGCCATGTCCTATGGCGCCACATTTGTCTCCACTTCTGCCATCATCGGTTTTGGCGGTGCTGCTGGATTATTTGGTTTTTCTTTGCTTTGGCTGACTTTTTTGACCATTTTCGTGGGTGTGTTCGTGGCCATGGTTTTCTTTGGCAAACGGACACGGCGCATGGGCCTGGCGCTTGACAGCCACACCTTTCCCGAACTTTTGGGAAGGCGGTACGGGTCAAGGTTTATCCAGCAGTTTTCAGGATGCACCATTTTCCTGTTTATCCCGGTTTATGCTGCAGCCGTACTCATCGGCATCTGCCGCATGCTCGAAGTATCTTTCGCCGGAACCGCCATCGGCCTGCCCTACGAGGCGTGGCTGATCGTGGTGACCGGATTGATCGCACTGTATGTTGTTACGGGCGGGCTCAGGGCCGTCATGTACACGGATGCGTTTCAGGGAACGCTCATGGCCGTGATGATGGGTATACTCATTTATACCACGTATTCGTTGCTGGGCGGCGTTACCGAAGCGCATCAGGCACTTACGGACATGGCATCTCTTATGCCCGCAAAATTGCAGCAAGGGGGCATGATCGGTTGGACACAGGGGGCACATTTTGCTTCGCCTATCGGACTGACCATTTACACCACCATCGTGTATGGTGTGGGTTTCGGCGTATTGGCCCAGCCGCAGCTGGCGGTGCGTTTCATGACCGTGCCTTCGGACCGCGAATTGAACAGGGCCGTGCTCATCGGCGGCATTTTCATTTTGCTCATGACTGGTGTGGCTTTTACCGTGGGCGCGCTTTCCAACGCGGTTTTCATGCAGGAATTCGGGAAGATTTCCATCGTCATGGCCAAGGGGAATTTCGACAAGATCATTCCGCTTTACATTGAAAAGATAATGCCTCCGTGGTTTACAGGATTTTTTCTTGTGGCCATGTTTGCTGCGGCAATGTCCACCATGTCCTCGCAGTACCATGTGGGCGGCACTTCACTTGCCCGCGATTTCTTTGAGCAGTTCATCCGTTTTGGCAAGGGTGAAAACACCATGAAGCTGAATAGGTTGGGCGTAGTCGTGACGGTGTGCATGACTCTTATATGGGCATGGGTTTTGCCTGGGTCGATCATTGCCCGCGCAACAGCCTTTTTCTTCGGTCTCTGTGCGGCTTCTTTCCTGCCCATCTATGCTTTGGGGTTGTATTGGAAAGGCATGACCAAGACCGGGGCCAAGGTTTCCATGGTGGGCGGTTTTGCAGCATCCATGTTCTGGTTGCTGTTCGTGCACCTTAAGGAATCTGCGGCCATTGGACTGTGCAAGGCCCTGACCGGCCTTGATTCACTTGCCATGGCCGGAGCCAAGGGGTCGTGGGTGTGGCTGTTGCAATGGCTGGATCCCAATGTGGTAGCTTTGCCCGTGTCGCTTGTCCTTGCCGTTGGAGTAAGTTTGGTGACCCGGCCCATGACGGTTCGGCATCTTCAGGCCTGCTGGGCGAGAATTGGTTGA
- a CDS encoding symporter small accessory protein, which translates to MLGLGSVEIALVYWLCLAATALCVVYGIVNWNERGSDAVSSSTDEVLKTSGGKE; encoded by the coding sequence ATGTTGGGGCTTGGTAGTGTCGAAATTGCGCTTGTTTATTGGTTATGCCTTGCGGCTACGGCGTTGTGTGTCGTTTACGGAATTGTGAATTGGAATGAAAGGGGGAGCGATGCTGTTTCTTCCAGTACGGATGAAGTCCTGAAAACGTCCGGAGGGAAGGAATAA
- a CDS encoding glutamate synthase-related protein, translated as MLFQPINKNYHEFHIDRDKDLCINCQVCVRQCSYEAHYWDKARNKVMHDSSKCIGCHRCEALCPTAALHIRKKPSDFRGNASWRPVFIENIYKQADTGGVLLAGMGSPVDIPIYWDRMLLDASQVTNPSIDPLREPMELDTYLGAKPSRIEVTQGTDGKPKLKTRTTPQLKLKYPILFSAMSFGSINFNLHRAMARAATELGTYYNTGEGGLHKSLYKYGANTIVQVASGRFGVHKDYLQAGAGIEIKVGQGAKPGIGGHLPGEKINDKVSETRMVPIGSDAISPAPHHDIYSIEDLLQLIFALKEASEYKAPVSVKIAAVHNVAAIASGVVRAGADIVAIDGMRGGTGAAPAMTRDNVGIPIELALASVDQRLRDEGIRNQASIIAGGGIRCSADVIKAIALGADAVYMGTGTLIAVGCTLCGRCYTGKCPWGIATNDPKLSRRQNPDIAAKKMVNLVRAWGHEIEEMLGGMGLNSIESLRGNRDKLRAVGLSDTEMDILGVKHAGR; from the coding sequence TTGCTGTTCCAGCCCATCAACAAGAATTACCACGAGTTTCACATCGACAGGGACAAGGACCTGTGCATCAATTGCCAAGTCTGCGTGCGTCAATGTTCCTACGAGGCCCATTACTGGGACAAGGCCAGAAACAAGGTCATGCACGACAGCTCCAAATGTATCGGCTGTCACCGCTGCGAAGCCCTTTGTCCCACAGCGGCACTGCATATCCGCAAAAAACCTTCTGATTTCCGCGGAAATGCCAGCTGGCGTCCTGTTTTCATCGAAAACATATACAAACAGGCCGACACAGGTGGCGTCCTCCTTGCGGGCATGGGATCTCCGGTCGATATTCCCATTTACTGGGACCGCATGCTGCTGGACGCAAGTCAGGTTACCAACCCGTCCATCGATCCGTTGCGCGAGCCCATGGAGCTGGACACCTATCTGGGGGCAAAGCCATCCAGGATAGAGGTGACCCAGGGCACTGACGGCAAGCCCAAGCTCAAGACCAGGACAACGCCGCAGCTCAAGCTCAAGTACCCGATCCTCTTTTCGGCCATGTCTTTCGGCTCCATCAACTTCAACCTGCACCGGGCCATGGCCCGCGCGGCCACAGAGTTGGGCACCTATTACAATACCGGGGAGGGTGGGCTGCACAAATCCCTCTACAAGTACGGAGCCAACACCATCGTGCAGGTGGCATCCGGCCGTTTTGGCGTGCACAAGGACTACCTGCAGGCCGGAGCAGGCATCGAAATCAAGGTGGGGCAGGGCGCAAAGCCGGGTATCGGCGGCCATCTGCCCGGGGAAAAAATCAATGACAAGGTTTCGGAAACCCGTATGGTCCCCATCGGCTCCGACGCCATTTCCCCGGCACCACACCATGACATCTATTCCATTGAGGACCTGTTGCAGCTGATTTTTGCACTCAAGGAGGCCTCGGAATACAAGGCCCCCGTTTCGGTCAAAATCGCAGCGGTTCACAACGTGGCGGCAATCGCCTCGGGCGTCGTGCGCGCAGGAGCGGACATCGTGGCCATCGACGGTATGCGTGGTGGCACGGGAGCGGCGCCGGCCATGACGCGAGACAACGTGGGCATCCCCATCGAGCTTGCACTGGCCAGCGTGGACCAGCGCCTTCGCGATGAAGGAATCAGAAACCAGGCTTCCATCATTGCCGGCGGCGGCATTCGCTGTTCCGCGGACGTGATCAAGGCCATCGCCCTTGGCGCTGACGCCGTGTACATGGGAACGGGCACACTCATCGCCGTAGGCTGCACCCTGTGCGGACGTTGTTACACCGGAAAATGTCCGTGGGGCATCGCCACCAACGATCCCAAGCTCTCCAGACGCCAGAATCCAGACATCGCGGCCAAGAAAATGGTTAATCTGGTTCGGGCATGGGGACACGAAATAGAGGAAATGCTGGGCGGAATGGGGCTGAACTCCATTGAAAGCCTGCGCGGCAACCGCGACAAGCTCCGCGCTGTCGGCCTTTCCGACACAGAAATGGACATTCTCGGCGTCAAGCACGCCGGAAGGTAG
- a CDS encoding 4Fe-4S dicluster domain-containing protein: protein MKRVYPDKEYCIGCHLCELACITAHSESKDLILAYTKERNEKGLSPCKRVFEKGDICVAISCRHCDEPSCVAACISGGLRKDPETGQTVYDRDKCVGCWSCLMACPYGAIRRHPVENKIVKCDLCQDREDGPACVAACPNQALKYEER, encoded by the coding sequence ATGAAAAGAGTATACCCCGACAAAGAATACTGCATTGGTTGCCACCTCTGTGAGTTGGCATGCATAACGGCCCATTCCGAAAGCAAGGACCTCATCCTGGCCTACACCAAGGAAAGGAACGAAAAAGGCCTTTCTCCCTGCAAACGCGTCTTTGAAAAGGGCGATATCTGCGTAGCCATCAGCTGCCGCCACTGCGATGAACCATCCTGTGTTGCAGCTTGCATTTCCGGTGGATTGCGCAAGGATCCGGAAACCGGACAGACCGTTTACGACCGGGACAAATGTGTTGGTTGCTGGTCCTGCCTCATGGCCTGTCCGTATGGAGCAATCAGACGCCACCCCGTTGAAAACAAGATCGTCAAATGCGACCTGTGCCAAGACAGAGAAGACGGCCCGGCATGCGTGGCCGCCTGTCCCAATCAGGCCCTGAAGTACGAGGAACGCTAA
- a CDS encoding NAD(P)/FAD-dependent oxidoreductase, which produces MKYVIIGNGIASIGAIEGIRKVDTENTIMVIGAEDTPAYGRPLISYLLAGKITPDKLSLRPMQFYKQNNIELKLGTTVTAVDVEQKTITTADGETIEYEHLLIGTGGTPFTPPIPGSDGEGVYNFTNIEHAQQLITCAKDMKRAVVIGGGLIGLKAGEALFDRGVDVSIVELSDRVLSMAFDSHAAELAAERLHEVGLNVLTGVSVKEIQRDGDGKMVGVHLTDGSFLQTEVVVIAIGVIPNFDLARDGGINVDKGIVVNDHMATSVPNVYAAGDVAQALDLLAGENRVLPIWPNAYNQGYCAGKNMAGESVEYSGGLSMNSISFYGLPTISVGTVNPAPDEQGVEISTILDKKKKSYRKLVFKDNTLIGYVLVGDIDKAGLFTAFVKFKLPIDDTTKGRLMSGDPDMLLWPDAFFEETWNPEAD; this is translated from the coding sequence ATGAAATACGTCATCATCGGAAACGGCATTGCATCCATCGGGGCCATTGAAGGCATCCGCAAGGTCGATACGGAAAACACCATCATGGTCATCGGCGCGGAGGACACTCCTGCCTATGGTCGTCCGCTCATTTCCTACCTGCTGGCAGGGAAGATAACGCCGGACAAACTGTCCCTGCGCCCCATGCAATTCTACAAACAAAACAATATCGAACTGAAACTCGGCACCACGGTCACGGCCGTGGACGTCGAGCAGAAGACCATAACCACGGCCGATGGCGAAACCATCGAGTACGAACACTTGCTGATAGGAACGGGCGGCACCCCGTTCACCCCGCCCATCCCCGGTTCCGACGGGGAGGGGGTATACAACTTCACCAACATCGAACACGCCCAACAGCTCATTACCTGCGCCAAGGACATGAAGCGGGCCGTGGTCATCGGCGGCGGTCTCATCGGCCTCAAAGCGGGGGAAGCCCTGTTCGACCGTGGCGTGGACGTCAGCATTGTCGAACTTTCCGACCGCGTGCTCAGCATGGCCTTTGATTCCCACGCAGCTGAACTGGCAGCAGAACGCCTTCACGAAGTCGGTCTCAACGTGCTTACCGGAGTCAGCGTCAAGGAAATCCAACGCGACGGCGACGGGAAAATGGTTGGCGTCCATCTTACGGACGGCAGCTTCCTGCAGACGGAAGTCGTGGTTATCGCCATCGGCGTTATCCCCAACTTCGACCTTGCGAGGGATGGAGGCATCAATGTGGACAAGGGCATCGTAGTCAACGACCACATGGCTACCAGCGTTCCGAACGTATATGCGGCCGGCGACGTGGCCCAGGCGCTTGACCTGCTTGCAGGGGAAAACCGGGTGCTGCCCATCTGGCCCAACGCCTACAATCAGGGATACTGCGCGGGCAAAAACATGGCCGGGGAGTCTGTCGAATATTCTGGCGGGCTGTCCATGAACTCCATCAGTTTCTATGGCCTGCCCACTATTTCGGTCGGCACGGTCAACCCTGCCCCAGACGAGCAGGGAGTGGAAATATCCACCATCCTCGACAAAAAGAAGAAAAGCTATCGCAAGCTGGTATTCAAAGACAACACCCTGATCGGATACGTGCTTGTGGGCGACATCGACAAAGCCGGACTTTTCACTGCCTTTGTCAAATTCAAGCTGCCCATAGATGACACCACCAAGGGACGGCTCATGTCCGGAGATCCAGACATGCTGCTCTGGCCGGACGCCTTCTTCGAGGAAACCTGGAACCCCGAAGCCGATTAG
- a CDS encoding class II glutamine amidotransferase, giving the protein MKAPERYYDFDKDISGCGIFGVVSTERNLISGDMPIAAMACMHDRGNGLGGGFAAYGIYPDQADKYAFHIMCDDNAGVSASEEILKHYCEVHEYEPIPTRKTLAITNAPIVNRYFVTPGKEKNEFSHLGEEDYIVAVVMKINTSVPGGFVFSSGKDMGAFKGVGFPEDIADFFRLDEYKAYIWTGHNRFPTNTPGWWAGAHPFTILNWSIVHNGEISSYGINRRYLCEHDYLCALMTDTEVVAYELDLFIRKHGLSWEMAAKIFAPPFWDEIERMDDDDRELYTALRTTYGSAMLNGPFAILVADNNRLMGLNDRIKLRPLLVAEKDDMVFMSSEESSIREVCPELDKVWMPKAGEPVIVDVKG; this is encoded by the coding sequence ATGAAAGCTCCTGAAAGATATTACGATTTCGACAAAGACATCTCGGGGTGCGGCATTTTCGGTGTAGTAAGCACCGAACGCAACCTGATTTCCGGCGACATGCCCATTGCGGCCATGGCCTGCATGCATGACCGGGGCAACGGCCTTGGCGGCGGTTTTGCCGCATACGGCATATACCCGGATCAGGCGGACAAATACGCCTTTCATATCATGTGCGACGACAATGCCGGGGTCAGTGCGTCCGAGGAAATCCTCAAGCACTACTGCGAGGTTCATGAATACGAACCCATCCCCACCCGCAAAACGCTGGCCATCACCAACGCCCCCATCGTGAACCGCTACTTCGTCACCCCGGGCAAGGAAAAGAACGAGTTCAGCCACCTTGGCGAAGAAGACTATATCGTGGCCGTGGTCATGAAAATCAACACCTCGGTTCCCGGAGGGTTCGTCTTTTCCAGCGGCAAGGACATGGGCGCGTTCAAGGGCGTGGGCTTTCCCGAAGACATTGCCGATTTCTTCCGATTGGACGAATACAAGGCCTACATCTGGACCGGACACAACCGCTTTCCCACCAACACCCCCGGCTGGTGGGCCGGAGCGCACCCGTTCACGATCCTGAACTGGTCCATCGTCCACAACGGCGAAATCTCTTCGTACGGCATCAACCGCCGCTACCTGTGCGAGCACGACTACCTGTGCGCGCTCATGACCGATACCGAGGTGGTGGCCTATGAACTGGACCTGTTCATCCGCAAGCACGGCCTGAGCTGGGAAATGGCGGCCAAGATTTTTGCCCCGCCGTTCTGGGACGAAATCGAACGCATGGACGACGACGACCGCGAACTCTATACCGCGTTGCGCACAACCTATGGTTCGGCAATGCTCAACGGACCGTTCGCCATCCTCGTCGCCGATAACAACAGACTCATGGGCCTGAACGACCGCATCAAGCTTCGTCCCCTGCTGGTGGCGGAAAAGGATGACATGGTCTTCATGTCCAGCGAGGAATCCTCCATCCGCGAGGTGTGCCCGGAGCTGGACAAGGTCTGGATGCCCAAGGCCGGTGAACCCGTCATTGTGGACGTAAAGGGGTAG